The following nucleotide sequence is from Leopardus geoffroyi isolate Oge1 chromosome A1, O.geoffroyi_Oge1_pat1.0, whole genome shotgun sequence.
AGATGGAAAATTTCTAAGGGTAAATTCTTGTTGAAGACAGGCCAAGGACTATCAGAGATGGGAATGAGGAATTTGATCAGATATTGAGGGTGATCAGATAACAAGAGTAGGGGGGTGCTCAACATACTTACTttgatggttaattttctgtGACAAATTAACTGGGCTAAGGGATACCCATATAGCTGTTAAAACATTGCAGGGTATGTCTGTGAATATGTTTCCGGAAGAGATTAGAATTCAAATCAGAGGACTGAGTAAAAAATATCTGCCTCCACCAATATGGGCAGGCATCATCTAATCTGTTGAGAgtccaaatagaacaaaaaaaaaaggggaggaatggcacattttctctctcttttcttgaacTGGGACTTCCATCTCCTGTCCTCCCATATCTGATCTCGTTTCTCAGATATTCTAACTGGGACTTACACCATCAggtctcctggttctcaggcttttgGATTCAGGCTGATTTATACCATCAGCTTTCCTCGTTCTCCAAGCTTGCAGATAGCATATTGTGGCATATCTCAGCCTCCATGGTGTgggccaattcctataataatctcatatatctctatatatcttaCAGTTCTGTCTCTTgggagaaccctgactgatacattTAACTTAGCAGcattcttgctaaaactgggataggcaggccaaaaaaaaaaaaaaaaaaagaacacgggCCAAGGTCAAGGCCAGTCAAGACAAGAGCTCAGAGGAGCCTATCTAAAGAAGTTTGATCAAGGAGAGAGGCTTTGTCAAATTTCAGCCTAGCCATATGGAGATGCTACACCACAGAAAAGGAAGGTACCAGCAACCCTTCAGCTGATTCAACCATACCAGCGAGGCAGAGATATAGGAGTAAAGAAGTCATTTGGGACTTTCTATCTCCAGCAGATGCCATGTGGAACAGAGATCAGCTGTTCCAGCTAAGCTCTACCCAAACTACAGTTTTGTGAGGAAATacattgttcttttaatttttttttaacatttatttattattgagagacagagagagacagagcatgagcaggggaggggcagagagagagggagacacagaatctgaagcaggttccagtctccaagctgtcagcacagagcccaacgtggggctcgaactcacaaaccgcaagatcatgacctgagcaggtcagacgctgaaccaactgagccacccaggtgccctggatacACTGTTCTCTTAAAGCACTAACTTTTAGAGTGTTTTGTTACATTGTAATAGACAAGTGAAACACACAGACCATCcccttagttttctcattgaCTCAGTGCAGGCTGGGATGGCCCTGGTATACCTGTATGCATAACAGTCTCACCCCTTAGAGCTGTGAGAAATTCGAGCAagagctattttattatttttatctgtatcCCTAACACTTCTTAAAGTAGCTGGCACACAGTAGCTTCTCAAAATGTCCTTGTTGAATGCAATAGAAGCCATCCAGTGATTTGTAGCACAGATATGTAATCCACCAATTCTTCCCCTAATCACATTTCTGTCAAAGCTCACAGATCATCTTACATATCTACCAGTCCCCTCCTGcccatgcacacatatatatcatatctcTTCTTCAATCCCTTcctcctgctttcaattcttcccaactattttaggaaaatttctCTTGCCCATCTTGGTCTTCTCTTTCCACCTTTGTGAACCCCATCCCTACCCAGTAGCCTCAACCAAGGTTGACAGGTTGAATTTAGTGGCacatataaataaggaaaaggaagacagtTTGATAAGAATTAGATTTGAGAGGCGCCTGaatggttcagttagttaagcattggactttggctcaggtcatgatctctgggttcgtaggtttgagccccatgtcagggtctccactgggagtgcagagtctgcttgggattctctctctccctctcctactcacgctttctttccctctcgaaataaataaactttatttaaaaaattagatttgaaAACTAGTGCCATCAATCTCTAAAGCCCTTTCGTCATTTTCACAATTTTCCACATGCAACTTCATCCTCCTTTCAACCAACCTGCTTGTAAGATTTCAACTATAGTGTAGAGTTAAATAGAAGTTATGGATCTAGCACAGAATGGCACTCAAAAATATCAGCTCCATCATTAACTCCCTTAGTGTTTAGGAACCAGGAAACATAACCAATTTTAATATTGGGCCTTTTTGTCTGCAAGTATTTACATAGGTCTAAGAAAACCCTATGGTGAGTAGGCTACTGTATGTATTAAACCTCAGGCTACCTTGTTCATGTCCCGTTTTTTccatatgatatataaaatattgatttttctgaAAAGTATTTGAGTTTTCATGATGCAACTAAAGtatgaaaataaatcttaaaacagGCAAAGTAGATATTTTAAAGCTTGGATTCATTTCATCCCTGTTGTGTTTTGTTGGTCACATTGCATGAAGCTCTTTTTACAGAAATCATGTACACTTCAAGAAAGAAGTAAGACTGATGTATTTACATCAGCACCAAACTAATCCGGTACTGCGAAACTACAAGGAAGATTGAGAGGCAGGaattgaggggatggagaaaagtCAGGGGCTTCCAGAAGGACCAGATGGGCATTATGCTCAGCCATCATTAGCCTGAATGGCCATTAACTAACTTCAGTGAGACTCAAGCTTTGgggaggatttttgtttgtttgtttgtttgatctgTAATAAAGAATACTTACCTTTGAAAAGTGCCTTTGTTGGTGTGGACTAAACAGCAGCTACTAGAATAGGAATGAAGGTGTGTTTAGTTGAAGAACGGAAATGCTGAAATAGTGCTTTGCAATTAACCTAAGGTAtgcaaaaatataatgaattgTAAGGTAGAAGGTGTTTTTCAGTAGTTTAAAAAGGTGTATAGTCAAATTCTCAACATTTAGACGTCTTATTGAAACAGTAATTTATCTTGTTTCACCACTATAAACATACGTATTTGCCAAGTTGGAAACAAGCAAGCTGTGGTGTCCAGGAGCAGATCAAGATTAAACATAAGACGCATTTCCTCGTCTACTCGGATCTGTGTAGACAGATCACTCGCGGTATACAGCCTTCACCTAAGGGTGAGGGTAGCTAACACCATTCAAACTCAGTGTGAAACTGGATGTGAAGGAGCGTAAAATATTAACCCCATTTTAGCGACAGCGTAAGGTTCTAAAACTTCGGGTTTTCACAAGGCAAGAGAAGGAATTCGAAGCTTTCGTGGATTCTCTCGCGATAAGAGAGGTGCTAACGCCACGTCAGAAACTACATACGTTAGTGCAGAGCGACAGATGCCGGAACAAATGATAGCTGAACAACCGCGGAAGCGTAGGCGGGCAGGTGGGCTGGACTTCCGCCGGAAAACGGAGTCGCCTGGGAAATCTCAGAGCCGAATACCGGCAGGCTTTCTGCCCGGAGGCCGTGGGCGGGCGCTGTGTGGGCCTGGGCGAAGATGGCTTGCGCTGCTGCACGGTCCCCGGCCGACCAGGACAGGTGGGTCCTGAGAAAGGGACGGGCTTGCCGCGAGCCCGCGGGTGCTgcgccaccctccccacccccgagaAAGGCTAGCGGCGGGGAGTTGGGCTCCGGCCGCAGGCTCCGGGCCGCTCCCCGGGTGTCGGTTCCTCTGGGAGGCCAGCAGCGCCAGGCTCTTCGTAGGTCCTCGAAATTCCGACTCTGGGTAGCTCAGTGTCTGCCTGTACCTGAGACAAAGGACCTTGGGTGCGACGTGGGCAGACATTGAGTAACAGACTCACAAGTGACAAATCTGTTCTCTTGTTACGTTCAGGAAGGTTCGTTCAGGTTCTTCACAGTCTTTTAAAACCTCTGATGCCGTGGTTTCTGTGTGACAGCAGGCCCCACCCTCGGGAAGTTCTCTAGGCAGCTGTAGCTAACTGAACAGTGAAGGCATTGGTTTAGTTTGGTTTTAAACCTTCTCTGGCAAGTGGTGTTTTCTAAGTAGTAAACGAAAGTTTACTTTTTAGGCAAGTTAAGTAAAAGGGagacaatttaaagaaaaactactaAGTAAATAACAGGTATGCTGGCAGTCCTGTTGgtgatgaaagaatgaatgagtttttGGAAATACTGCTCTGCTGATACTAGCTGTGCTTCCTTCTGTGACAGATTCATTTGTATCTATCCCGCTTATTTAAATAACAAGAAGACCATCGCGGAGGGGAGGCGAATCCCCATAAGCAAGGTAAATGGGCTGCCACCTCGGTACTTGAGGGGCTCTGAGAGGTTGTACTGTTAGGGCTGCAAGGGCTTCTTTTACTGGACTGTATTGTGTAGGACCTGAAGTGAACAGCTGCCAAGAATTGAGGCGCTTAACAGTGGTGAAACCAGAAAGGCTCTAATTCCTAGCTGGGGGGACTTTTTAAATGGTTCTTCATGAGCCTGTGCTTGAAAGAGGATGGGTGGGGGTAGGGTTTGTATGTTGTTACTGGTTTTTAAACCAAGATTGTGAAAACCTTGCCCTTAATAAAGGAAACCAAGCTTACGTTATTGTATAGTATGTCCAGAATGCAACTGcgtttttaaaaaagacttgcagaggggcgcctgggtggctcagtgggttaagcatctgacttcggctcaggtcatgatctcgcggtccgtgagatcgagccccacgtcaggctctgagctgtcagctccagctcagagcctggagcctgtttcagattctgtgtctgtttatctgaccctcccccgttcatgctctgtctctgtctcaaaaataaataaacatttaaaaaaaagtttttaatttaaaaaaaaaataaaaagacttgtaGAGAATTTAGATGTGTTGAGTTTTATAGTTTAtgtccattatcttttttttttttttttttaggggtaaagtgtaatacttttaaaaagtagggtGTTGCAGCTgttaaaaataggatttttcCCTTgtttagattttactttttcatgtttgtttatttttgagacagagtaagCGGGGTAAGggtggagaagcagggagagggagaatcccaagcaggctccatgttgtcagtgcagagcccgaggatgggctcgatctcatgaaaccatgatatcatgaccagagccgaaattaAGTGtgggacacttaatcaactgagccaggcgccccaaagccctGTTTATGTTTTGTAATCTAATGACAGATTCAAAGAAGTGACCTGAAGCGATgcattatttttgtgttatttaatatttccCATTTTGTTGTTTAGATATGTGTAAAGGAAGGTCTGCTTTGCTGCCCCAGAGTAAAAGAGACTATACCAAAGCCCTGATTCAGGATAATGCCTGACATCAAGCCAATGTGACAGAGGCCTCTGGTAGCAGGGTCTCACATAACTTGGAGAATAACtggtttttaactttattgacaTATAGGATACATACAGAAATATAGGATACATACAGAAATATAGATAAGTCTTAAGTGTATATCTTGATTAATTTTCACAGACTGAGTACACACATGGGTAGCCAAgcacccaaattaaaaaaagaaagcattttcagCACCTAGGAAGATTCTTTTGTCTCCTCACAGTCACTGCCCCCTCCTCATACTCACAAGGATAACCACTGTCCTGACTTCCAGCacaatatattaattttgtttttaaactttattttattttttaaattttattttatttattattattttttaaatgtttttatttatttttgagacagagacagagcatgagcagaggaggggcagagagagagggagacacagaatctgaagcaggttccgggctctgagctgtcagcacagagcccaacgcggggctcgaacccacgactgcaaggtcatgacctgagctgaagttggaagcttaaccgactgacccacccaggcgcccctttaaattttattttaaagtaatccctgcacccagcgtggggcttcaactcacaaccccaagatcaagagtcgcatgctcttccaaccaagccatccaggcgtccctttaaattttatttaaatggcatTACATACACTATGtacttttgtgtctgtcttttttCACTGAACTTTAAGCTTAAgaaatttattcacattttttagtATAGTTTGTTAATTTTCACTGCCCTGtagcagggtttctcaacaaCAGCACCACTGACATTTTGAGCCAGATCATTCTTGTGTGGGGGCTGTTCTGTGCACTCTAGGTTTTTTAGCAGCATGTTTGGCCTCTGCCCACCAGATACCAGTGCCTTGCCTGACTCCTGtgacaattaaaaatgtctcCTAGCATTGTAAATATCAGAGGGGAAAAATTACCTTACTGAAAACCACTGCTCTGTAGTGTTGaagtgtataaatataccacagtctattctactgttgatggataATTGGGTTGcttctagtttggggctattacacaTACTACTACTGTCAACATTCTTTAGCTTGTCTTTTAGGGAAcatgttttgcatttttcatgGATATAtgctagaagtggaattgcccaTCCATGAAGAATGCATATGTTTAGCTTTAGTGGACACTACCAAACCATTTTCTAAAACGGTTGTTACCTATAATAGTTGTTTAATCAGTATTCATTTAGCACTTACTATGCTCCAAGCCTCATACCAGATAACTTCAGAATATAGTGATAAAACAGTACTTGCCTTTGTGAAGTTCATGTTCTGTTGGAAGGGGATGGACACACAAGTATGAATCAGTGTTATTCccaggagtttttaaaattacaatgcaAAAAACTGTACCTAATGAAAAGGAAACCTAAGGTTTTGATAGGTATTGTGATCGTAGTATTTGAAATGATTCACCCAACAATACAGCAGTAGCCACTTACGGTAAGctgtttagtgtttttgttttaactgttcAGGCTGTTGAAAATCCTACAGCTACTGAGATTCAAGATGTGTGCTCAGCAGTTGGACTTAACGTATTCCTTGAGGTAAGAGGTGTTTCTTTCTTCACTATTTTTCCTACCCAATCTCATTGATGTAATAACTTTCTTAaagcctgtttttttgttttttgttttgtttttgtttttgtttttgttttgccttttcacattagaaaaataaaatgtactctaGAGAATGGAATCGTGATGTTCAGTACAGGGGCCGAGTCCGGGTCCAGCTCAAACAGGAAGATGGCAGCCTCTGTCTCGTACAGTTTCCATCACGTAAGCTTTTCTGAATAAACAAAGTTTGGGGACAGCTTATTCCTGTACTCTGCCAAACAGGTTCTAAAACTGACCTtttgaaaggtaaaaatcatAATTGGCATTCTACAGATTAATTTAGAAAAGGACTACTGCTCAAGAGAGGAAAACAGTGGTTCTAACTTCTCCTAAGTTAAGGACCTCTGAGAATGTGATGAAGCCTGTTTGTTTCTccaaaaaatttgttttgtgaaCATTTTATGAACCTCTGCAAGTCCATCATTATTCCCAAGATAATAGTGTAGAATTATTGAATGGTCAGATGTTTATGCCATTTCAGATCCTAGAGGCTCTGGGGCCTGGTAATAATTTCTAAAACTAATCTAAAAAGccatactaagtgaaagaagcaagagaaatgcATAGTGTGGTACCACCTAGGtacatttaaatacaaaatattactgtttattgatatatatgtctTACTGCTTATtgattattatatatgtaaatgtattttaagtgGACTGTAAGAAAACCCcagtcttaaaataataattaacctAATGGTGAGCAGGGAGTGGGGACACAGGGATGGTGGTCAGAGAAGACTGTAGCattatctcttattttatttcttagacaACAACAGTAATCAAACACAATTGGATATCAGTATCCCAAAATATTAATTCTGAGTTTGGggaaggtgaattttttttttttgacacatgattcttttctgaattcttcatttctaaaaactataattttttaaatggagctaTTAATTCCCTTCTTGTCACAATAATCCCAAGCTGACAACTAAATTGTTTTTAGTTTAGTTAACATAAGTTGGTTTTTCTATGCTAAAACCTGTCCAGGTTAGTAGATATTTCTGGAAACAAGATTGTGACTCCAGAGTAACAGGTAGTATATTCCAGTGTATTTCTTCTTCGGTTTGACATCTTCCTTTACTAtctcttaaaagataaaaaaaacaaaaaacaattttgacTTCACCAGTaagtaaaatataagtaaaaaattgaaaacatttttctccctGTTGCTAGCAAGAAAATAGTtagaaagtaaaaagagagaaaaaatgaggagCTTAGTGTATTGAAAGTAGCTACTAGAGCCTGAAGAGTTATTTGGTGCACAGAGAGGGTACCTGCAGGCATAAA
It contains:
- the SRP19 gene encoding signal recognition particle 19 kDa protein — encoded protein: MACAAARSPADQDRFICIYPAYLNNKKTIAEGRRIPISKAVENPTATEIQDVCSAVGLNVFLEKNKMYSREWNRDVQYRGRVRVQLKQEDGSLCLVQFPSRKSVMLYAAEMIPKLKTRTQKTGGGDQSLQQGEGSKKGKGKKKK